One Turneriella parva DSM 21527 genomic region harbors:
- the ispF gene encoding 2-C-methyl-D-erythritol 2,4-cyclodiphosphate synthase, with protein MSSVTASNPATSCRIGLGYDIHKTGPGDHVWLGGVKIDAAFSLVGHSDADVLLHAVTDAILGALGDADIGHYFPPSDEQNRHRKSSDFVRFAAERMQSAGYKIGNVDCNVICELPRIAPVREVVRESLADLLGASKSQVSVKGRTNEKQDAVGEGRAVVCQAIVLLVPAT; from the coding sequence ATGTCATCAGTGACAGCGTCAAACCCAGCGACGTCCTGTCGCATTGGACTCGGCTACGATATACACAAAACCGGGCCGGGCGATCATGTTTGGTTGGGGGGAGTCAAAATCGATGCGGCGTTTTCGCTGGTCGGGCATTCTGACGCCGATGTGCTGCTGCATGCCGTGACCGATGCGATTCTCGGCGCACTTGGTGATGCAGATATTGGCCACTACTTTCCCCCGTCAGATGAACAGAACCGTCACAGAAAAAGCTCTGACTTTGTGCGCTTTGCGGCAGAACGTATGCAATCCGCCGGTTACAAAATCGGCAACGTCGACTGCAATGTAATTTGTGAACTGCCGCGCATCGCGCCGGTGCGTGAGGTGGTCAGAGAATCGCTCGCCGACTTGCTGGGCGCGTCGAAGTCGCAGGTGAGCGTCAAAGGGCGCACCAACGAAAAACAAGATGCCGTGGGCGAAGGGCGCGCCGTCGTCTGCCAGGCAATCGTCTTACTCGTACCCGCAACATGA
- a CDS encoding MFS transporter yields MSPYIVLLALAQAILQSSNIHLTTTGSLVALALTQNESLSTWPASVSISVMLLITIPASLIMARYGRKAGFVGAIVVGTFGAFATVIGITEQSFAWFIGGAALMGATLAFANFLRFAAVELVGSEWRARAISYVLTGGVVAAIVGPYLSKWGYTLVPQHGFAGGYLLLLPLFALALILLLFVRFRPPTTKPAAVRNSLGHLLQSRRFLTLVFLGAGAYVVMAMIMTATPLAMHHHHLGFEATTEVIRSHILGMFVPSFFTGHLIHRFGVRRIVISGAILYGVCILINFQPPSYWTFMSALILLGIGWNFLFVSASQLLTTLVEPEHQSAAQALNDFVIAGGTAAAIAMTGALHHFAGWQVLNLWSAPLVALLAVAGYSLGKQRPTNKAA; encoded by the coding sequence ATGAGCCCGTATATTGTTCTGCTCGCGCTTGCGCAGGCGATTCTGCAATCTTCAAATATTCACCTGACCACGACAGGCTCGCTTGTGGCGCTGGCGCTCACGCAGAATGAATCGCTTTCAACGTGGCCAGCGTCGGTTTCGATCAGCGTGATGCTGCTTATCACGATACCCGCGTCACTCATTATGGCACGTTACGGTCGTAAGGCGGGTTTTGTCGGGGCAATCGTCGTGGGCACATTCGGAGCATTCGCCACGGTCATCGGCATCACAGAGCAGAGTTTTGCGTGGTTCATCGGTGGGGCCGCGCTGATGGGTGCAACTCTCGCATTTGCCAATTTTCTGCGCTTTGCCGCCGTCGAACTCGTTGGCAGCGAGTGGCGTGCGCGCGCGATCTCTTATGTTCTCACCGGTGGCGTGGTCGCTGCCATCGTCGGCCCCTACCTTTCAAAATGGGGATATACCCTGGTGCCGCAGCATGGCTTCGCAGGGGGATATCTCTTGCTGCTGCCTCTTTTTGCCCTGGCGCTCATTCTGCTGCTCTTCGTCAGGTTTCGGCCGCCGACGACAAAGCCGGCGGCAGTCAGAAATTCTCTCGGGCACCTGTTGCAGAGCCGCCGTTTTCTGACGCTGGTTTTTCTGGGCGCGGGAGCTTACGTGGTGATGGCGATGATCATGACGGCGACACCGCTGGCGATGCACCACCACCATCTCGGCTTTGAAGCGACGACCGAGGTGATTCGTTCGCACATTCTGGGCATGTTCGTGCCTTCTTTTTTTACCGGCCATCTGATTCACCGCTTCGGCGTTCGCCGCATTGTGATCTCTGGCGCGATTCTTTACGGCGTCTGTATTCTCATCAATTTTCAGCCACCTTCTTACTGGACATTCATGTCTGCGCTGATTCTGCTCGGCATCGGCTGGAACTTTCTGTTCGTTTCGGCGAGCCAGCTACTCACGACTCTCGTCGAACCTGAGCACCAGAGCGCCGCGCAGGCACTCAATGATTTTGTCATCGCGGGTGGCACTGCCGCTGCAATTGCGATGACCGGTGCATTACACCATTTTGCCGGCTGGCAGGTGCTAAACCTCTGGTCGGCTCCGCTGGTTGCCTTGCTGGCGGTCGCGGGTTATTCTCTCGGCAAGCAACGGCCAACCAACAAGGCAGCGTAG
- the serA gene encoding phosphoglycerate dehydrogenase — protein sequence MAKPKILISDNLDQDGVDILKASGLFEIDYRKKTSREELEAVIPEVEGLIIRSASKVDKALIEKASKLKVVIRAGVGVDNIDIPACSQKGIVVMNAPAGNSISTAEQAIALMFALARKVPQAHASMKDKKWEKSKFQGSQLTGKTLGVIGLGRIGKEVVKRGKGLQMQVLGFDPYIPSEHLTSLEIDLVPIDTILKQADFITVHTPLTDATRGLVNEKNLSLLKPGVRLINCARGGIYDEAAIAKGVKEGIIGGAGLDVFVEEPLPATSPLYDHEDIVLTPHLGASTDEAQIEVAKETAESMVAYFKNGVARNSLNFPTIDPTSMDALAPWFELCEQVGSFVGQVMKSPIKDIEISYRGGFTELNLNPLEIALTKGLLSVAMGDEVNLVNAPLLAKERSMRVTARKVEKTEKEVSILEMTVYDEKERLSLKAAVGATGGVITELNGNAIKLKPEGYLLYVLNTDTPGVVGKLGTLLGEHNINISSMELSRGKKGGEARTFLGLDDEISKSLLETIRQKEFIVEARFIKI from the coding sequence ATGGCAAAGCCTAAAATTCTCATCTCTGACAACCTCGACCAGGACGGCGTCGACATACTCAAGGCCTCAGGCCTCTTCGAGATCGATTACCGCAAGAAGACCAGCCGCGAAGAGCTCGAAGCCGTGATACCCGAAGTCGAAGGTCTCATCATTCGCTCGGCGAGCAAAGTCGACAAGGCCCTAATCGAAAAGGCATCTAAGCTAAAGGTTGTCATTCGCGCGGGTGTCGGTGTCGACAACATCGATATTCCGGCGTGCTCACAGAAGGGCATCGTCGTCATGAACGCCCCGGCGGGAAATTCAATTTCGACCGCCGAACAGGCAATCGCGCTCATGTTCGCACTAGCTCGCAAGGTGCCTCAGGCGCATGCGTCGATGAAAGATAAGAAATGGGAAAAATCAAAGTTTCAGGGTTCGCAGCTCACAGGCAAAACGCTCGGCGTCATTGGCCTCGGCCGCATCGGCAAAGAAGTGGTGAAACGCGGTAAAGGTCTGCAGATGCAGGTTCTCGGTTTCGACCCCTATATTCCGAGTGAGCACCTGACCTCGCTCGAAATTGACCTGGTGCCTATCGACACGATTCTCAAACAGGCGGATTTCATAACCGTACACACCCCGCTCACTGATGCGACCCGGGGGCTGGTTAACGAAAAAAATCTTTCGCTGCTCAAGCCAGGTGTGCGCCTCATCAACTGCGCGCGCGGCGGCATCTACGACGAAGCGGCGATCGCCAAAGGTGTCAAAGAAGGCATCATCGGTGGCGCAGGTCTCGACGTCTTCGTCGAAGAACCACTGCCCGCCACTTCGCCGCTGTATGACCACGAAGATATCGTTCTGACTCCTCACCTCGGGGCATCGACTGACGAAGCGCAGATCGAAGTTGCAAAAGAGACGGCCGAATCCATGGTCGCGTATTTCAAGAACGGTGTCGCACGCAACTCGCTCAACTTTCCCACGATCGACCCCACTTCGATGGACGCACTCGCGCCTTGGTTCGAGCTGTGCGAGCAAGTTGGCTCATTTGTCGGCCAGGTGATGAAAAGCCCCATAAAAGATATCGAGATTTCGTATCGCGGCGGCTTCACAGAACTAAATCTGAATCCGCTCGAGATTGCCCTGACAAAAGGTTTGCTCTCGGTCGCGATGGGTGACGAGGTCAATCTCGTGAATGCGCCGCTGCTCGCGAAAGAACGGTCGATGCGCGTTACCGCACGCAAGGTTGAAAAAACCGAAAAAGAAGTTTCGATTCTCGAAATGACGGTTTACGATGAAAAAGAGCGCCTCAGCCTTAAGGCCGCTGTCGGTGCGACCGGTGGGGTGATCACCGAGCTCAACGGCAACGCGATAAAACTGAAACCCGAAGGTTATTTGCTCTATGTTCTGAATACCGACACGCCGGGCGTCGTCGGCAAACTCGGCACGCTGCTCGGCGAACACAACATCAACATCTCGAGCATGGAACTCTCGCGCGGCAAGAAGGGCGGCGAAGCGCGCACTTTTCTGGGCCTCGACGACGAAATATCGAAGTCTCTGCTCGAGACAATTCGGCAGAAAGAATTTATTGTTGAAGCGCGGTTCATCAAAATTTAA
- a CDS encoding class I SAM-dependent methyltransferase has translation MQLNDFKFPRFEYWFYFKGLWRERGAKAIYKQFQKHLRRPFSRSLVTRYSSPPYGKGLEIGVGARTIAPVSRTLLADGYESHGNHRSIAQTYFPAAAIPFADETFDFVLSEHTLEHIGNALRALTEWNRVLRPGGHLILFLPHKERTNDRLRERTPLAHLIEDFQKNIPDDDTTHVEEWIQNVTKAGGIPEHYRHVPTADLARTGSIHHHVWIAADIKEALEYLGLEIVYCDERVIDRTDSFVVVGRKRL, from the coding sequence ATGCAACTAAATGACTTTAAATTTCCCCGGTTTGAATATTGGTTCTACTTCAAGGGCCTCTGGCGAGAGCGGGGTGCAAAGGCCATTTACAAGCAATTTCAGAAACACCTACGCCGGCCATTCAGTCGATCGCTGGTGACCCGATATTCATCCCCTCCTTATGGTAAGGGACTCGAAATCGGCGTCGGTGCGCGCACGATTGCGCCCGTTTCGCGAACCCTGCTCGCCGACGGCTATGAATCGCATGGCAATCACCGGTCGATTGCGCAGACCTATTTCCCCGCGGCGGCGATCCCTTTTGCCGATGAAACATTTGACTTCGTGCTCAGCGAGCATACACTCGAGCATATTGGCAATGCACTGCGTGCGCTCACCGAATGGAATCGCGTTCTGCGGCCCGGCGGACACCTGATTCTCTTTCTGCCGCACAAAGAGCGCACGAACGACCGCTTGCGAGAGCGAACGCCGCTTGCGCATCTAATCGAAGATTTCCAGAAGAATATCCCCGACGATGATACCACGCACGTAGAAGAGTGGATTCAGAACGTCACGAAGGCCGGGGGCATACCTGAGCATTACCGGCATGTACCCACAGCCGACCTTGCGCGCACAGGTTCGATTCACCACCACGTTTGGATTGCCGCCGACATTAAAGAAGCACTCGAATACCTTGGCCTAGAAATTGTTTATTGCGATGAACGCGTGATCGATCGTACCGATTCATTTGTCGTCGTTGGCCGTAAGCGGTTGTGA
- a CDS encoding glycosyltransferase — protein MKRAAVVIVTYNNPAFLGICLASYKNQSYKNFAIFIADDGSKPDTKAKIDQYRKILPQPITHFWHPDVGYRKAQIVNHVWRTLDPAEFPVVVNVDHDTVAHRRFVEDHVRQHDASDNLLFMGRRVNLGPAVTLTYTEENATQLNHGLPWRLVKAALKKDVEDPNRAVRISTPWLRRLLGRDKVPDLLGSNFSISNTLLRKINGYNEEYKHYWGEDGDLFVRARNSGAEISGSRSIALQYHLYHKMLSPDPVAVENYYKVLIPGNDYQYCNQGIAGSKENTSDVIIHKA, from the coding sequence ATGAAACGGGCAGCGGTCGTCATAGTTACCTATAATAATCCGGCGTTTTTGGGTATTTGCCTGGCTTCTTACAAGAATCAATCCTACAAAAACTTCGCAATTTTTATCGCCGATGACGGATCGAAGCCAGACACGAAGGCAAAGATAGATCAGTATCGAAAGATTCTACCGCAGCCTATTACGCACTTCTGGCACCCCGATGTCGGCTACCGTAAGGCGCAGATTGTGAACCATGTGTGGCGCACGCTTGACCCGGCCGAGTTTCCCGTTGTTGTTAACGTCGACCATGACACGGTGGCGCACCGCCGCTTCGTCGAAGACCATGTCAGGCAGCACGACGCGTCTGACAATTTGCTGTTCATGGGGCGCCGGGTTAACCTCGGCCCTGCAGTGACACTGACCTATACAGAAGAAAATGCCACTCAGTTGAACCATGGTTTACCATGGCGGCTGGTCAAGGCTGCGCTGAAAAAAGATGTCGAAGACCCCAATCGCGCAGTGCGCATCTCGACGCCGTGGCTGCGTCGCTTGCTCGGGCGCGACAAAGTGCCCGATCTTCTGGGTTCGAATTTTTCGATCAGCAATACTCTGCTGAGGAAAATCAACGGTTACAATGAAGAGTATAAGCACTACTGGGGTGAAGACGGCGACCTATTCGTGCGCGCGCGCAACAGTGGTGCTGAAATTTCTGGGTCACGCTCGATTGCGTTACAGTACCACCTGTACCACAAGATGCTGAGCCCCGACCCGGTTGCCGTCGAGAATTATTACAAGGTTTTGATCCCCGGAAACGATTACCAATACTGCAACCAGGGGATTGCAGGCAGCAAGGAGAACACGAGCGATGTCATTATTCACAAAGCCTGA
- a CDS encoding glycosyltransferase family 9 protein gives MSLFTKPEVERDKIDIHILIRCGIGDTLAYLARLDSLLKLHPNARVYFHVGGFRKIPEMIAELLLPDRRVYGVRLLYGYDRQSPRLEKKVLKKIRSIAVPGDIVESWTPDEYPLRYPLQQPFMPELFPEDHAAADEFLRRNNLKAGEALGIHPITTRGNAGAFDEKRYWPQEKWHALVDYLQRKGERLLLFGAEGEEYGLKVDGQNIISAQGLPLRTTIALLTRVKGLIGTNSWCWEVTAYSGKPIISLWFTFPQNIRLYRPEKADHTQFFTEKSTSVEEVTAAYERLFLR, from the coding sequence ATGTCATTATTCACAAAGCCTGAGGTCGAGCGCGACAAGATCGACATTCATATTCTCATTCGCTGCGGCATCGGTGACACGCTGGCCTACCTCGCGCGCCTCGACAGCCTGTTGAAGCTGCACCCAAATGCGCGCGTCTATTTTCACGTCGGCGGATTTCGTAAGATACCGGAAATGATCGCCGAGCTGCTGCTACCCGACCGCCGCGTTTATGGCGTGAGGCTGCTCTACGGCTACGACCGGCAGTCGCCGCGGCTCGAAAAAAAGGTTTTGAAAAAGATCCGCAGCATCGCGGTGCCCGGTGACATCGTTGAAAGCTGGACTCCCGACGAGTACCCGTTGCGCTACCCGCTACAGCAACCCTTTATGCCCGAACTATTTCCCGAAGACCATGCAGCAGCCGATGAGTTTTTGCGCAGAAACAACCTGAAAGCAGGCGAAGCGCTCGGCATTCACCCGATCACCACGCGCGGCAATGCTGGCGCGTTTGACGAAAAACGTTACTGGCCGCAGGAAAAATGGCATGCGCTGGTCGATTACCTGCAGCGCAAAGGTGAGCGCCTGCTGCTGTTCGGCGCCGAGGGCGAGGAGTACGGCTTGAAGGTAGACGGTCAAAATATCATTTCGGCGCAGGGCCTGCCATTGCGCACGACGATTGCATTGCTGACCCGAGTCAAAGGTTTGATCGGTACAAACTCCTGGTGCTGGGAAGTCACCGCGTATTCGGGCAAGCCGATCATTTCACTCTGGTTCACCTTTCCGCAGAATATACGCCTGTACCGGCCTGAGAAGGCAGACCACACGCAATTCTTCACAGAAAAATCGACCAGCGTTGAAGAGGTTACAGCAGCTTACGAGCGCCTGTTTCTGCGTTAG
- a CDS encoding antibiotic biosynthesis monooxygenase family protein, giving the protein MDRFAQTPEPPYFAVIFSNQHSDQLAEYEQVARRMLELATTMDGFLGVESTRDASGFGITVSYWRDEEAIAAWKSHAEHAVARLRGRTEWYKNFHLRVAKVERAYSLANAETGARKLL; this is encoded by the coding sequence ATGGATCGTTTCGCGCAGACGCCAGAACCTCCGTATTTCGCGGTTATTTTCTCAAACCAGCACAGCGATCAGCTCGCAGAATACGAACAGGTTGCCCGCCGCATGCTTGAACTGGCAACAACGATGGATGGCTTTCTGGGCGTTGAATCCACCCGCGATGCGTCGGGATTTGGCATTACGGTTTCTTACTGGCGCGACGAAGAAGCCATCGCGGCCTGGAAGTCGCATGCTGAACATGCGGTGGCGCGGCTGCGGGGTCGCACCGAGTGGTACAAAAACTTTCACCTGCGCGTGGCGAAAGTAGAACGCGCGTATTCGCTGGCTAACGCAGAAACAGGCGCTCGTAAGCTGCTGTAA
- a CDS encoding glycosyl transferase family 17: MSNKRTPRVYDMFPFFNELELLEIRLNELDPVVDIFILAEARHTFQKKPKDLIFEQNKERFTKFLPKIRHVVVDELPGFFYKWRRPDAWVVSDYQKGQVVRGLYDAGPGDTVIFSDVDEIPKAAAVREAAGKPGVTVFEQRLYAYYLNNICTDYDTHGIECVAQYNAHGLGWWRGSVMLDFNSFCEIGKSIKKMRLLHDLPESRVQGTAGPVVTRPHAGGLSVTVARDAGWHFTSIGDVERIALKLESYEHSEANTDENKNPASMRQRIKAGKSIFLDNKSMHKLVPLDQTFPQYLVENRERFAHVLATP, translated from the coding sequence ATGAGCAATAAAAGAACACCGCGCGTGTACGATATGTTCCCGTTTTTTAACGAACTCGAACTGCTCGAGATACGCCTGAACGAGCTCGATCCGGTTGTGGATATTTTTATTCTCGCCGAAGCGCGGCATACCTTCCAGAAAAAACCGAAGGATCTTATTTTCGAACAGAATAAAGAGCGCTTTACAAAGTTTTTGCCCAAGATCAGGCATGTGGTTGTCGACGAACTGCCAGGTTTCTTCTACAAGTGGCGTCGACCCGATGCCTGGGTAGTGAGCGACTACCAGAAGGGCCAGGTTGTGCGTGGCCTCTACGATGCTGGCCCGGGTGACACGGTGATCTTTTCAGATGTCGATGAAATACCCAAAGCGGCGGCGGTGCGTGAAGCCGCAGGCAAACCCGGTGTCACTGTGTTTGAGCAGCGCCTCTATGCGTATTATCTGAACAACATCTGCACCGACTACGACACGCACGGCATCGAGTGCGTCGCGCAGTACAATGCCCATGGCCTCGGCTGGTGGCGCGGTTCGGTGATGCTGGATTTTAACAGTTTCTGCGAGATTGGTAAATCGATCAAGAAGATGCGCCTGCTGCACGACCTGCCAGAATCCAGGGTACAGGGGACAGCAGGTCCCGTGGTCACGCGGCCGCACGCAGGCGGCTTGAGTGTGACAGTTGCGCGCGATGCCGGCTGGCATTTCACCTCGATCGGTGACGTAGAACGCATCGCGCTCAAGCTCGAATCGTACGAACATTCTGAGGCCAACACAGACGAGAATAAGAACCCGGCCTCGATGCGCCAGCGAATCAAAGCGGGCAAGAGCATCTTTTTGGATAACAAGAGTATGCACAAGCTTGTGCCCCTCGACCAGACATTTCCTCAATACCTGGTCGAGAATCGGGAAAGGTTCGCGCACGTACTGGCGACGCCTTAA
- a CDS encoding glycosyltransferase family 4 protein — protein sequence MLVYWDANALASEHATGIVVYGANLLRALQQYDDLEFTGLIKLSRLKRRHFIKRHADLKIKTYIPPFSDWCLSRKAVYHGIDFKVPNTRRLPRVVTVHDLSVFETGLSDPRFQQRGMDNNRYLINKLRPERIIVPTEFGREHMLQFFPEAHDRIRVIPHGADQVLQLADTPAQKLPGNLEPGNFILCPGSVEERKNGVRLIEAFENARGASSQLLVFAGGQGFNHEAVYARAKVSLARDRIFFLRGLSSAQLVALYKNALFTIYPSVFEGFGLPIVEAFALGSPLITSNIGAMAEVAGAAALTVDPYSVAAMRSAIDTLATNSELCRSLSEKGKLRAAQFTWQKAAAATRDVYLELAA from the coding sequence GTGCTCGTCTACTGGGACGCCAACGCGCTCGCATCGGAACACGCTACCGGCATTGTTGTCTACGGCGCGAACCTCTTGCGCGCGCTGCAGCAATACGACGACCTCGAATTCACGGGACTCATTAAGCTCAGCCGGCTCAAGCGGCGCCATTTCATCAAACGCCATGCGGATCTTAAAATCAAGACTTACATTCCTCCGTTCAGCGACTGGTGCCTCAGCCGCAAGGCGGTCTACCACGGCATCGATTTTAAAGTTCCCAACACACGCCGCCTGCCACGCGTCGTGACCGTGCATGACCTGAGTGTTTTCGAAACCGGCCTCAGCGACCCGCGCTTTCAGCAGCGCGGCATGGACAATAACCGCTACCTGATCAACAAACTGAGGCCTGAACGGATAATCGTGCCGACAGAATTCGGGCGCGAGCATATGCTTCAATTTTTTCCCGAAGCGCATGACCGCATCAGGGTTATACCACACGGAGCTGACCAGGTGCTGCAGCTTGCAGACACCCCGGCACAAAAGCTTCCCGGCAATCTTGAGCCGGGAAATTTTATCCTCTGCCCCGGTTCGGTCGAAGAAAGAAAAAATGGGGTGAGACTGATTGAAGCCTTTGAAAATGCGCGCGGTGCAAGTTCACAATTGCTGGTATTCGCGGGGGGCCAGGGCTTTAACCATGAAGCCGTTTATGCACGTGCGAAGGTATCACTGGCACGCGACCGCATTTTTTTTCTACGCGGCTTAAGCTCGGCTCAGCTTGTTGCGCTCTATAAGAACGCACTCTTCACAATTTACCCTTCGGTGTTTGAAGGTTTTGGCCTGCCGATCGTCGAAGCCTTCGCGCTAGGCAGTCCCCTGATCACCAGCAATATTGGTGCGATGGCCGAAGTTGCGGGGGCGGCCGCGCTGACCGTTGACCCGTATTCGGTTGCCGCGATGCGCAGTGCGATCGACACTCTCGCGACAAACTCTGAACTATGCCGCTCGCTCTCGGAAAAAGGGAAACTCCGCGCAGCGCAATTCACCTGGCAAAAAGCAGCAGCGGCCACGCGAGATGTTTACCTGGAACTTGCAGCCTGA
- a CDS encoding alpha/beta fold hydrolase, with translation MALAQTLPSPDSALVDFDFLLQTLYTKLLPESLRWNLGENLYNTYIGVRRKATGARLGSAFLGDITVKYLEWGRPQLPKLLLLHGFADSKDGVLPYAHALSKRFHVIAPDLPGFGDSEKPARVTYSLDQFETWVTRFADKMHFDRFVLAGHSLGGAIAAELSGKIPGRVQRLILISAAGLVPTNDGDNIYERILNGHNPFEVSSYEDFRDFFNLIFSDPHKAPLPVKNYLYMKFAANRKWYHKIFLDMMGDISSEEYIEMRKQEQIKKFEAIRTPTLVVWGNYDGFFPESIGSWMHRTIRDSRYALIDGAAHMAPMEQSEKLAKLTLSFLNS, from the coding sequence ATGGCATTGGCGCAGACTTTACCCTCACCCGATTCGGCACTGGTTGATTTCGATTTTCTGCTGCAGACGCTCTATACGAAACTTTTGCCAGAGAGCCTGCGCTGGAACCTAGGCGAAAATCTCTACAACACCTATATCGGCGTGCGCCGCAAAGCGACGGGGGCACGGCTGGGCAGCGCTTTTTTGGGAGATATCACCGTCAAATATCTCGAATGGGGGCGACCGCAACTGCCGAAGCTTCTGTTGCTGCACGGGTTTGCCGACAGCAAAGACGGCGTTCTGCCATACGCCCATGCCCTTTCGAAAAGGTTTCACGTCATCGCACCCGACCTACCGGGCTTCGGCGACAGCGAAAAGCCAGCGCGTGTCACCTACAGCCTCGACCAGTTTGAAACCTGGGTGACGCGTTTTGCCGACAAAATGCACTTTGACCGGTTTGTGCTCGCAGGGCATTCGCTCGGGGGCGCCATTGCCGCTGAACTTTCGGGCAAGATTCCGGGGCGGGTGCAGCGGCTGATTCTCATTTCTGCTGCGGGCCTCGTGCCCACGAATGACGGCGATAATATTTATGAGCGCATTCTCAACGGCCACAACCCGTTCGAAGTTTCTTCGTATGAAGACTTTCGTGACTTCTTCAATCTGATTTTCTCTGACCCGCACAAGGCCCCGCTTCCGGTGAAGAACTATCTCTACATGAAGTTCGCGGCGAACCGCAAATGGTACCATAAGATATTTCTCGATATGATGGGTGATATTTCGAGCGAAGAATACATCGAAATGCGAAAGCAAGAACAGATCAAGAAGTTTGAGGCAATTCGCACGCCGACGCTGGTTGTCTGGGGCAACTACGACGGTTTTTTTCCCGAATCGATCGGCAGCTGGATGCACCGCACGATTCGCGACTCGCGCTATGCGCTCATCGACGGGGCCGCCCACATGGCACCGATGGAGCAGTCTGAGAAACTGGCTAAGTTGACGTTGTCCTTTCTGAATAGCTGA
- the lptC gene encoding LPS export ABC transporter periplasmic protein LptC, with protein MRLRHIHLFLLSCVVGAALACRGESKFVPELAHSDLVRGADATLRNFTAEAFRKGSMLYRVAAQQGYIVQVKDETHLYDLRIEYFETNRKSKDFGKATIITAKECKMEQGNRFMTIRGDVLVEAPHGRKLKTQELFWDEAKNSLYSNVPVTVQDGSGNVLTGTRGIVTDRSLSRTVFKGGVGAGSGGF; from the coding sequence GTGAGACTTCGTCATATACACCTCTTTCTTTTATCGTGCGTCGTCGGTGCTGCCCTGGCTTGCCGGGGCGAATCAAAGTTTGTACCAGAACTGGCGCACAGCGATCTTGTGCGCGGCGCCGATGCCACGCTCAGAAATTTCACTGCTGAGGCTTTTCGCAAAGGGTCGATGCTCTACCGCGTGGCAGCTCAGCAGGGTTATATTGTGCAGGTGAAAGATGAAACACACCTCTACGATCTGCGAATTGAATATTTCGAAACCAACCGCAAGTCGAAAGACTTCGGCAAGGCGACGATCATTACTGCCAAAGAGTGCAAGATGGAGCAGGGCAACCGCTTCATGACGATTCGCGGCGACGTTCTGGTCGAAGCGCCGCATGGCCGAAAGCTCAAAACGCAAGAGCTTTTCTGGGACGAAGCCAAAAACTCGCTTTATTCAAACGTACCTGTCACGGTGCAAGATGGTTCTGGCAACGTGCTCACCGGCACGCGCGGTATTGTGACCGATCGCTCGCTCAGCCGAACTGTTTTTAAGGGCGGTGTCGGTGCGGGCAGTGGTGGCTTTTAG